Proteins encoded in a region of the Nicotiana tomentosiformis chromosome 9, ASM39032v3, whole genome shotgun sequence genome:
- the LOC138898673 gene encoding uncharacterized protein: protein MLRFDKFTKIFPVQFSSAPFEYPQDYLYRCHEVLRNMGIVETNGVDFAVFQMTGSTKRWWRDYMLTTPAGSPALTWYRFSQLFLEKFIPVTLREDYYRQLERLQQGSMIITQYETRFVDLACHAIVLLPIERERVRQFIDGLTFSIRLQMAKETGDDISF, encoded by the coding sequence ATGTTGAGGTTTgataagtttaccaagatctttcctgtTCAGTTCAGCAGTGCACCTTTTGAGTACCCACAGGATTACCTGTATcgttgccatgaggtgttgcgaaacatgggtattgttgagaccaatggggtcgactttgcagtatttcagatgactggttctactaagagatggtggagagattatatgttaaCTACACCAGCtggttcgcctgcacttacctggtatcggttttcacagctatttctagagaagttcattcctgtcACCCTGAGAGAGGATTACTATAGGCAGCTTGAGCGtcttcagcagggtagtatgataattacccagtatgagactcgatttgtggacctagcttgCCATGCCATTGTTTTACTCCCtattgagagggagagagtgaggcaattcattgatgggctcactttcagtatcaggctacagatggccaaggagaccggagatGATATCTCTTTCTAG